In Erigeron canadensis isolate Cc75 chromosome 8, C_canadensis_v1, whole genome shotgun sequence, the DNA window tgtacgccaagaaagtgtgtgtgtgtgtgagatcatgtgattatatgattatatgattatatcatTATTCTAGCCATTCTTCCGCCTATTTATAGGGGGTTCGTGACTTATTCCCCAAGTAGGGTTTTATTAGATTTAATCGGGCCATGCATATCTCTTCTAAGAATAAGGGATTTGATTTGATCTTCTTTCCCTAGATATGAGATTATTGATAAATGCAAATCCTTTTCTTATTTATCGAGAGTGACACGTACCCTTTGATCGTACCCTGCGTGATTACGTCTGGGTGGGTACGTCATCAAATGTTACCGACCTTAACTTATACGAGGCTGCAAATCTTGGAACACCTTTTTGGTTAGGTTCAAACTCTCAGGTATACAAACTTACAGGAACCCAACGTGTATGAGTTGGCATCTGCCTACGATGTCACAAGTCATAACCTCATCTATAAGGGTGGGGGACCTCCCCGCCCGTCCCCGGTTTTTCACTTTCTCCCTGCTCACTCCCTAAATGCACGGAGTGCTTCACCACCCTTCCCGCCCCTCCCcagttttttatatgtttttagttacTTAATATAAACATTagtacaaataaataaaaattaaaacaatacttaaatattttagtaaaatagtttttaaaactataaaattaaacattttataGACAgttaaaatcaatttaaaatactattaataataattatgtatAGAAAACAAGAATATAGAAAAATCTAGGgtataaaatgtaaatttgattttaatatataacacattTATCGATTGTGAGCCGTCTTCTTTCCCAACTCCtgcacacacatatacatatacatatagtgtatatatatatatatctcaatttCCATGGCAgcttttacataaaaaaaaaaaagaaagaaaagaaaaacagaagCAACGGTCAAAAAACGGTAACAAAGGTGGGGATAGACCCGGGGACAGCCCTCTCCATGCCGGTCACCACCCAACCGGTACCGTTACCACGGGGCGGTGTTCCCCCGGTACCGGATTGGTGCCAGTaccactccgtccaccctaagtCAGTTTTTGTAGGGatcatattaaatacataaataaatatgctGTATGACCGCATATGATAAACTTTTGTCTTTTAAATCGGTCTTACATAAACAGtaagattttcaaaaaaaaaagaaatggaatAGTTAATGGTGACAACCTGAATAAGACGAATAGAATAACCAAAACCTCAATTGATCTTGATTATTATGAGcacaaaaaggaaaagaaaaaataaagaaaccTTGTTCCTTGTTCTGGCTTGTTGTGTGATGTACATTTTGCTTAATTTAAATTTACTGATACTCCCACCATACAACCACCATTCTCGCTAGTAATCTATCAAGAATGATTTCATAACTCGTTAACAATTTTTGTTAATTCTGTCAGATTTCTGATTACACTGCCGGGCGTTCTATGTCAGCAGGACCGCTCATGGTTTCGCTGTCCATGCTGGCTGTGCGGCTCCTCCTGTTCCTCCGTTCCTGTTTTCAAAAGTCAAACATGCTTAATCAATTGGTTACGgtaacatattcaaaaatcaacACCCTCTATAtttagttatacttgaagcatCATTACATTACATGGGGGGAAAATGTTTCGGTGTGTTCGGAAAACAGCTTGTATAAAGCATTTTACTTGCCTTTTTCAATCAAAAAATAGCAACAATACCTCAACTATGCACATGGCTTGTCTGTAAACTTTTTCCCgggttaatttattaatttattttagttgAAATAGACTCTTTATTTTGGTTAACCTAAGTATCCAACCCGCTCTGCGAGCCGACTAATCCTAGGGCGACCAACCGCCGTGCGCGTAGATCAGAGTCGTCGTAGGTGAACCTATTTTTaccaataatgataaataacaAAAGATCTAGGCAAATGAAGAACGTCAAGAAGTACTACTGATACTTATGAAAATTAAGATTCTAGTTCTGCAGTCAAAACAATCAATTAATTCAAGCACTTCCAATAAGCATCGCACTTCTTTGCATGAACATATAAAGGTACCACCATGAACTCATAATCAATCTTAAGTTAATTTAAACACTTCTAACAGTCATTCATTTAGCCTCATCCGGTTTCattcaaaatgattaatttgGTGTGAAGGCTATGCTAAAGATACTATTTCCTTATGTTTGGATTGGTAGATAATCGACTTCCTGATTTATTCAATTTGGTTATGCATATGTAATACAGAGAACTTGGATAACAAGGTCATAATGAAGATACAATAAGAAAAAACTATGACGTAAAGAGAAACGTTAATAATCGAGCCTTCATAGGCATCATTCAGTTTAGTTTGTAGCTTATAACGGATTCTGGATTTTGGCTAAAATGGAGTGGGTAATGCATGATTCCTACTTTTAGCTTTTACACCTACGTTCACATATTCACCACATTACTATTCAAACatcactttttcttttctttaacacTACTTTTCCTTATAAAACTAATATTCCATCAATGAAACCATTTCGATTTGCACTACACATGCCAAATCGCATGATAAGTCAACAATAGATTGcatataaaaagttacattGTATATAGGGCATGGGGTGCCATGCATTCAGAAGATGGACATTCAAAAATCATAAGAAATGGTTTTGGTATGTATTAATAAATCGAAACAGGGAAATCAACACAGCTATCACAAGATGAAAAGCAAGAAAAGGCGAAAGTCAGTAGTACCTCACGATATGGGAAATCTGCATCAAGCATTCTTACAACCTGACTCATTTTAGGTCTCTTTTCAGAGTCAGGATCGACACATCTAAGTGCCACCAGAAGTGCACGTTTAAGAGCATGTGTCGAGGGTTTAGGATCAAGATTTGGGTCTACAACTTCCTCAGCTCTTCTTTGGCCCACCATCATTTTCAGCCACTCAACAAGATTAACCTGTCATAAGTTTAAAATACACTGAAATTGGACGTGAAAAAATTTAATTGGTAATGAATATCTCAAAGAAACAGTATGTGAGTGGATAGAGAGTGCCATATAGGACTAGTCTATAGGTATCAGTGTAGCACTCATTCCATGCATTAGATGATTTGTACCTCATTAGCAACGCGATTGTAATCCACTGGATCCCTTCCAGTTACTGCTTCTAGAAGAAGCACACCAAAGCTGTATATATCACTCTTTTCGTTTAACATACCAGTATTTGCATACTCGGGAGCCACATATCTGAcgatttcaaaacaaaaattaaaattttaaagtattCAATCAGTCAATTTTTAGCTCAAGTAGTATAGAATATGTTAATCAAGAATTTGCAATCGTACCCAAATGTCCCCATAACTCTGGTATTTATGTGACTTTCGCCTGAATCCAAAAGCTTGGCCAATCCAAAATCAGAAAGCTTACCATTGAAGTCATGGTCAATCAAAATATTGCTAGATTTTATGTCCCGATGCACAACCTTTGGCTCTATAGCTTCATGCAAGTAAGAAAGTCTgcaaaataatatgtaaaagtTTCAATGCCAAGTGCACTAATCATAATACAAAGACTAAAACTATAGATTACACATTACAGATGGCAGGATGAGCAGGTTGGGAATAGGGCTGAAATGGGTCATTTTTAGTAAAGGTTGGGTTAGCTTTAACCATAAACTCCTCTCTTGTCCACtttcttaactttttatatttaaaaatgttttgatGACTAAAAggaatatatattctttttcttaAGGGCACTGAACGGGGAATATtgttacataaaaatataaatctttAAATACAGATGAAGTAAGAGACTAGAGCATTAAACATAAACTTTGGAGGTTTATTATTCTGTTATCATGATATTCTGTGATTACATAATACTTTGTTCTCTTGCGGTTGATTTTTTTGAGTTGGCCCATTTGACTCATTGAAGATGGAACATAAAACAAATCAACCCAAGGGTCAAAATCACCACTTTAGTGTATCCAAGCAATTGGTATAGATGATTAACTTACGCTTTTGCAATACCAAGAAGGACCTTCATGCGAGCATCCCATGTAAGGACACCACATTCTTGAAAGTCTCCATGGAGCCATTGTTCCAGGTTTCCATTGTCCACATATTCATAAACAAGCATCCTAAGTTATTCAattaaagataaattataattcaaTAGCTTTCACCTCCGATGAAACTCTAACGAGATATAAAAAATTGACGAACTAAGAACCCCAACTAAAATCCAAAGAACTTGCAcaacaaaagttaagaaaattgCAACAAAATTAGAACGTGAATGTATTAATTTGATATAGAAATGTACCTCTGAGTTCCCTCTATACAATATCCTAGAAGTCGCACAAGATTCTTGTGACGGACGTGTCCTATAGCTTCCACTTCAACTCTAAATTCTTTCTCTGCCTGTCCCCTACGCATGTAATCACAGAATATCATGATAACAGATTAATAAACCTCAATATTGCCATGCATTTATAGCCGAATATTATACTCACAAATTGTTAAGTAGTTTCTTCACTGCAACCTCAGTCCCATTGATCAATGTCCCCTTATACACAACCCCATATCCACCCTCACCAACCACATTTTCACTGGAAAATCGTTTTGTTGCTTGCTCAAGGTCTCTCAAAGTAAACCAATGTCCCCAACCTAAATGTGAAGTTTCAGGTAACCCAACAAATGGAGATGCCATTCCTCCACGACCCACTGAAGATTGCTTCCAGATAGTTCCAGAAGTTCCTTCCTCCCCTGATTGTTGTGACCTGTATCCTCTTTCATACATTGAACTACTCTGACTTGCATTATCAGCGTCACCTCCCGATTTACTAAGTCCAATCTGAAACAGCATCTTTCCAGAACTCTTACCACTGGCTTCATCTGTAACAGTTGTTGATGGCTGTCCTCGATTATTATCATTGTAAGGACCTCCAACACTATCAACTCTAATATCTTTAGGCACATTTGGTATTTGGGAAATCGGATATCTATCTCTTCTTTGAGACTTCCTTTGGCACACAACCCACATTGATAAAAGAcataaaaacacacaaataaaCACACCAACACCTAAGCAGATCAAAACCCATACTTTAATCCCCATAAAGGAAGTCTTTTTCGATAAGCCTGAATCTAAACTCCCCGACATTTCGAATGACAATCATAAATTACAAAATTatcctctccatggcttcagctAATCCATCTCCTACAAAAATTCccccaaaaaacaaaaaacacttgaaatgTCAACAACAATTGCAGGGCTTAAAAAACTTCAAGGTTTTGTAATGCAATTAATCCAAATTATTTTGATAACTAACTTGATAACATAGATGCTAAATAACTAAATACCCGCATCAAAGTTCATTGCTTTACtacaaaaaaattcaaacttgaTTAAATCTAATATGGGATAATTAGATTTTCTCTAAATgcaatattaatataaattacaaaGCTCCAGATTTTGCAATGCAATTAACCTAAGTTATTCTTATAactaaatttaataatatagaTGCTAAAAAACTATACACCCACATCAAATTTCATTGCCTTATAACATAAAAATGCAAACTTTGATACAATCCAAGAAAATATGACACAATTAGACTATATTAACgccaaaataaatgtaaattacaCACTTCAAGATTTTGTAATGTAATTAAGCCAAATTACTTCAATAACTAATTTtacaataagaaaaaaaaaaggagagcaAAGAATCAAATACCCATATCAAAGTTCACTGCTTTATTACATCATAATGCAAACTTGATACAATCCAAGATAATATGACATAATAAAATTACACTAATGCAATTATAAATGTAAATCTTGGAATAAACTAAATGCATTTGAGAAGATTAAGTAGTGATCtatagaaagaaaataatgtgAGGAAAGACTTACTGCAGATGAGATTAAATCTAATATGTAAATCAAGTTATTGTTGaatgagaaaaaataaaaattaaaaaaatgtgtatGGATATAGGAAAGTGTAAGTATAGATTAATGGAAGTAGTGCACGCAAAGCCACCGAAAGACAAAGAAAAATCTgatgagaaacaaaaagtgaGTTTGGaagtgtgagtgtgtgtgtgtgtgtgagtgtgGGCCAGGAACTTTCAGAAAATATAGAGAAAATATATACAGTGTAATCTAGACAACAGTGCACACTAGTACACCACaacaaaggaaaagaaaaaaggaagaaaaaaagcCCTGGAAATAGGGTGTTTGGTATTAAATGTAGTTCTGCTTTAATTTAATTAGCttgattttataatttaatggtATAATGAATTCAAACTAAAATGGTTAATAATGGTTGACATTTGTTACTTTTGTATGATGGTCATCctaataaatactttttcatTCCGTAAAATGCTCTCTCCGATATTTTAATTGTCCAGATTTAATTTATCAGGTCTTATGTCTTCAATTTTAATCgtaaatgtttttgtttgtattttataaGCAAGTACCCACACGTTGCGGTAGTGAGAtagtgagggtgataggtcataggagatgaTATGTCATAGTCAAATGtattagtcgtacgggctccgccctcggatttaaaaattcgtcgaaagtatatcgaataacatctctaatgaaagagcatgaaattttaagaacacgcatataatttttataatttatcgatgtacggtttttgaaataaaagattttgaaaaaattagaggtataaaatgatttatataagagagagaaagttgtaggcattAATGTATGGTATATCATGCATtttcatgtgtacattgttgaaattgaatattgaaagttaaaaagtgaATTTGTTTTATAGTATAGAAGACATAGATATGAATGATAtgagttttaaatatagttttcattaatataaatttcatcaactaacatataacacaaaaatacGGTCACAGTTAAAAGAAACTCATTTAAAATTGGACGGAATTAGTGGATAATAATGTCGAAACTCAAAACTCTAAAGTCGTTTGAAAGATTAAATCACTGGGTTAAGACTAATCCAAAAATTCGGGCCTAACTTGGTAACTTATAATGAAAATGGTTTGAAGTGTTCTAAAACTTTATTCATGGAATTTTTGTTCTTTGGCATTTTGTATGTTTTACTACTTTTGTACATTGGTGACATGCATAGCCTCTAACTTTCAATttgaataataaaattttaaatgatgttaaataaaaagtataaataaaaacgtttaatttttaggaaaaatataattatacatcaattctaaattatacatacataaacacTTTTTGAATACCATGTATAAGTTTTTCCATGTAAGGCTCGAATCGTAATTATTAATCAGTGTTACCTAAACATCCATATTTAACACAAGCTTGTATAATTTTGTACGTGCCGTGTATTTTGTGTGAAATGATAAACGAGTATCACTTTTTATAcaatattaaatagatatttaAATAGTTTATTATGTTTGTTGAATGTCatacatacttttttttctttgttatttttcataaagCCCATTTTGAGATGAGTTACAAGAGgactttcaatttttattttttaaataaatgagaATTCTAACAAATGAATAGACACCCATATTTTCGAATGTGTATTTACACCAATAACTGACTAGTCTTTAGTTGTGTAAGTTGTACGTATTCTGTTTCTTACATGACTTCGATAAAAGAAATCTAtccaataacaaaaataaaaataaaggtttTCGTGGAATTAAATGATATATGGCTACagatatcacaacttaattttgtaattttatactttatgaGTTTACGTTACAGATCATTCTTAGCTATCCTAAAATGTGTTTATCTAAAAAATATTAGATTCAAATATCAAGACCGTTTAACTAGGTCCATCAAAACTGTTTCCACTTGGTTGTGGTTTTATGCACTAAAATAaattttagagtaaattacataaaatttatgatctactacttattttttttactatccATATGTTGTTGGAAATATTTGCATAAACCATTTTTATAGAGGTAAACTAATAACATAAACTGTCTCCACTTGGTTGTGGTTTTATGCACggtacaaaaataaattttagagtaaattacataaaTTTACGATCTACTACTTATTTTTTTCACTATCCATATGTTGTTGGAAATATTTGCACAAACCATTTTTATAGAAGTAAACTAAGAGTATTCACAATGATAAAAAGTCTTTAAAAGCTTTTTTATTCTGACACCTCATTATCCATTAACATAAACCTATTAAAAAGCTATTATTCCCAATGGAAAAGCTTTTTATGATTAAAATCATATGTATTTGGAAAAAAGCTTTTTGGCAAAAGGTTGAGAAAACCCAACTTATTCATCAAATAACCCTTTCAACCCAATGACATCAATCTATTgtaaagactttttttttcaaaaaaaacttttcattaAACATCGTTGGAGATGCCCTAATAACATAAAGTGTACCCCATCCAACTTAAATGATTAAACTATCCTTGTTTCCATACTTTACGAGTTTACGGTTTACACTATCAGACAAGGGATGGATAGTGAATCAAATAAAAGACCACAGTGACGCTTGATGTACACGACTTTTATGTCATTTAAAGTGCATGAGGGACGGGGTATGTCATTAGTTTGCTCCTACAGGGACGGCATATGAAAACATTCCCAATGAGAGAGAGTAGATAGTAAAAAATACAAAGACCATAGGGGGAGGTTAATGCAACTTTTAATCACAGGTTGACCCGGCCCAATCGAACCCTTTATAACTCGACCCATTTCCATCGGGTACAAAAACTTACCCGACCCGAGAAAGTACTAGTTTCATTCGAAAAAGACAATATTGCTGAATTGTCCCACCACCACTCCCACTCCCACATAGGCAAATCTAATACGAGTAAAAACTTGAAAGATCATCTAATCTAATCTAGTTGGCATGAATTACAACCATTACACCCTTATCCAAACCCCTATCAATCTCATCTTCTATCCATCCATATTTCCAACCAATCCTTTCTCTTAATTTCCTTACCTTTCTTTTGCCTTCCCTCGATCATTTCTccactcacacacacacacacacacactgtgCAAAATGGCAGCCACTTCATGTTTCCATGCACTCTCAGCAACCCCAGCCAGATCATCAGCAAACTCGCCTAAACCCATAATCAAACCCAACCAACTCATTGTTCGTTGCACCCAACAGAAACGTGAAGATGTTGCGTCCACCGATGCTTCCATATCCCGTAGGCTGGCTTTAACTGTTCTCATTGGTGCTGCAGCCGTTGGTACTAAAGTTTCTCCGGCTGATGCTGCTTATGGTGAAGCTGGTACGtttcttttctccttttttttttttttcttccaacgGTCAAACTAGCTAATACTGTACTAATTTGTTATGTACGACTAAAAatagattatatattataatgtacTAATACCGATCAGGGTGGGGTTAGTtcaataataagataataatatagGTGAATTAATTGTATTTTGATGAATGGATGTATGAACTGTAGCAAATGTGTTTGGGAAGCAAAAGTCAACGGAATTCTCGCAGTATGATGGTCCAGGATTCAAGCTGTCGATACCAGCCAAGTGGAACCCCAGCAAAGAGGTGGAGTTCCCTGGTCAGGTGCTTAGATACGAAGACAACTTTGACACCACCAGCAACCTTTCCGTTATGGTTACCCCTACCGATAAGAAATCCATCACCGACTTTGGTGCCCCCGAGGATTTCCTCTCCAAGGTTATAACTACAAGTTAtatgataatttatttattttgtttaaaaaattgtgACTAATTAATTATACACATTGAACCTGTTAGGCACATTTTCAATTAGCTAGCTAggcacatatatatactactactaGGCGTGCAACATGCACCTATTTTCACTAATTTCAAATTAGACGGTGGTTATTGACTAGCTAGATCTTAAATTAAAtcgaagtgtatatatatatggaaatgaGATTTATTAAACATTGCGTTGCGGCATCGTTGTACAGGTCGATTACTTGCTTGGGAAGCAAGCTTACTTTGGAAAGACCGCATCAGAGGTAACCAatactattacttgtttaggcAGGCAGGCATTTCAGTACTTTTAATTATGCCTTGTATTGTTTGATTGAACTGATGTATTTGTTACacaatgtgtatatgtatgtatagggaGGATTTGAACAAGATGCGGTAGCAACAGCAAACATATTGGAGGTTTCAACACCGGTGGTTGGTGGGAAACAATACTACTATGTGTCAGTGTTAACAAGGACTGCTGATGGAGACGAAGGCGGCAAGCATCAACTGATCAGCGCGACCGTTTCTGATGGAAAACTTTACATCTGCAAGGCCCAAGCAGGCGACAAGAGATGGTTTAAGGGAGCAAAGAAATTTGTTGAGGGAACAACATCTTCATTCAGTGTAGCTTAATCAAATTTTATGAGCTTTGTGTAATTACTACTAGTACGTATAATTAATCGCCACGCTCAACATCGAGTATGGTGTTTCCTACGTATTCATCATCCATCAGAGACGACGTTTGTGTTTTTGATTGATCTCAAGTGATTGTGGATATAAATTGTCTTAAGATTGATCAATATAAGGTTTCACCCCCCCTTTTGCATAATTAAGTCACTTTGATTACAATGTTTGACTTAATATTATACTTCTATATATGTGATTTTGATGTAATAATCAATTTGAAaacttatactcgtatataaaaaCTTCACAACTTTGTCTTTTCAAGATGATAATGTGTTGTCTCAATGTTGTAATAAACATTTTTAGCTTGTTCAGTGAGGATTGTAGGTGGTCGTGTATAGTTGCTAACCTTCCACTTGTTTTACTTGTAGagtcaaaattatataaatgatgAATTTCATCGACCATAAAATACATATGTTATTTACCTAAGTAGGGATGTTGAATTACTATGTGGGGGACGCTGAATATGTAGGAAGGAGTAAGAAGTATTAACGATTATTTTGCATTTCTAAAGTTTAAGTGATTTAACAACCATTTGATAGTTTTTGTACAGATACATTTAGGACGATGACCTATACATCACTTAATTGTTATAGGTAAAACACTAATTAAAAAACACTATGGGTATCCCAACCACACTTTTTGGTATCCCAACCAAAAAGTGTGGGCCTCGTGTCTATAATGGTATATATGATAGAGTAAAAAACGGGCCTCTGTCATTAATAatctggtcgggttaccaaaatcatgGTCGGATACCATAAGCcttaaaaaaattgtgttttaaTGGGTTGTGCTAAATATGTTGGGTAGTGTACCACTAAAAGTATACGGTATACGGAACACCATTATCAATACTTCAAACGGATATCTTGAACGAGTTGTACTTGGAATATAGTTAGATGGAGTAGTATTTTTACAAAGTTATGGTACGTACATAATCGGTCTTGGTTAGACCGTGGACATCTTAGTCGACTCGTTAAAAAAAGAACACGTTGTTTTCAACGCCATCCATTTCCAAACCTTCCCTTTTTCACTCGAGTGAACACTATCACCGGAAACACACTCATCCGACCCACACTACTAAACCAATATGTCAATATATCACAACATCCATATAACCACCACCAACCGCCATCATCCACcactcaccaccaccacaaaaacACCTCATTTAACCTTCACATCCTTCAATCCCCTCTTGCTTTCAACAACAACCAACCGCCGTAACCGCTCAATTCTAACCGTCTCCGCCGCCGCCGCGAAGAACAGCAATACAAACCCTAAACAATCAAATAACAATAAACAAAACGAAatcgaagaagaagaaatagaagAGGATTTACCATGGATACAAGAGAAAGCATTAGATATAGTTGAATTCAGTGGCTCCGTAACACAAGCTTTACCTGGTCCACGCGTCGGCCAATCTTCGCTTCCCTGGATTCTCGCTGTTCCGTTGGCGTATGTCGGTGTTTCCTTCGTGCTCGCAGTTGTTAAAACTGTTCGCAAGTTTACTTCTCCTAAACAAGCTCGCCGTAACCGGGTCCATATTTCTATCTCTTctgtatctttatatatatatatatatatatatataataaattgtgTATGCATATGTTTATTGCTTACTTTAGGTTAAGCACGAGCTCGTTTTTTATTAGGTTTTGTTCCTAACTGCATAGTGAACTATAGTTGAACTTATTTCAACTAGGAGCGAGTTTTTTGTACGGATAGGAACAAAATTCAACCCAATGGTGCAACTAGGAACTTTACTCAAAACTTTTGCAAAACAAGGAAGTTCGGTGTCTTAGAACTTGGCCACTTACATTGAAGTCCGGTGTTGTAGACACCGAACTTGTCCAATATATTTGTAAATCTGAAATTGAAGTTCAAGGACCACCAACAGATTTACTCCACGTGGGCAAGTTCGGCGTCTACAACACCGGACTTCAATGTACGTGGCCAAGttcggtgtcttagacaccggacttcctagttttacaaatatataggTCTTGTTCCTAGTTACACCAACAGAGGGAGTTTTTGTCCCATCCATACAAATTTTTCACTAGGAGCAGATGATGAGACACAGTTTTGTCCCAAGttaggagtggattattaagGGGGGTTCATCCCAGACATGCGTGGTTCGTGCTCCGCATaatgcccaattggatgtcactgtggtgtctcgaatgctaactactaattcatagttcaaaaaaaaaaagaagagataaTTGGGAATTTG includes these proteins:
- the LOC122609893 gene encoding probable receptor-like protein kinase At2g42960, producing the protein MSGSLDSGLSKKTSFMGIKVWVLICLGVGVFICVFLCLLSMWVVCQRKSQRRDRYPISQIPNVPKDIRVDSVGGPYNDNNRGQPSTTVTDEASGKSSGKMLFQIGLSKSGGDADNASQSSSMYERGYRSQQSGEEGTSGTIWKQSSVGRGGMASPFVGLPETSHLGWGHWFTLRDLEQATKRFSSENVVGEGGYGVVYKGTLINGTEVAVKKLLNNLGQAEKEFRVEVEAIGHVRHKNLVRLLGYCIEGTQRMLVYEYVDNGNLEQWLHGDFQECGVLTWDARMKVLLGIAKALSYLHEAIEPKVVHRDIKSSNILIDHDFNGKLSDFGLAKLLDSGESHINTRVMGTFGYVAPEYANTGMLNEKSDIYSFGVLLLEAVTGRDPVDYNRVANEVNLVEWLKMMVGQRRAEEVVDPNLDPKPSTHALKRALLVALRCVDPDSEKRPKMSQVVRMLDADFPYREERRNRRSRTASMDSETMSGPADIERPAV
- the LOC122609895 gene encoding oxygen-evolving enhancer protein 2, chloroplastic, whose amino-acid sequence is MAATSCFHALSATPARSSANSPKPIIKPNQLIVRCTQQKREDVASTDASISRRLALTVLIGAAAVGTKVSPADAAYGEAANVFGKQKSTEFSQYDGPGFKLSIPAKWNPSKEVEFPGQVLRYEDNFDTTSNLSVMVTPTDKKSITDFGAPEDFLSKVDYLLGKQAYFGKTASEGGFEQDAVATANILEVSTPVVGGKQYYYVSVLTRTADGDEGGKHQLISATVSDGKLYICKAQAGDKRWFKGAKKFVEGTTSSFSVA